One stretch of Callospermophilus lateralis isolate mCalLat2 chromosome 11, mCalLat2.hap1, whole genome shotgun sequence DNA includes these proteins:
- the Ramp2 gene encoding receptor activity-modifying protein 2, with the protein MALLRTERTGGSSRLPETRAGWPTALRLLLLLLGALLKPQESLTQLSPIQDSLKSEGKTVEDYKTNALLCWQGYKMYMDSIEKDWCDWTVISRPYSELRDCLEHEAEEFGLGFPNPWAEKIIFDTHLIHFANCSLVQPSFSDPPEDVLLAMIIAPICLIPFLVTLVVWRSKDSETQA; encoded by the exons ATGGCTTTGCTCCGTACGGAGCGCACCGGCGGCAGCTCGCGGCTCCCCGAGACCCGCGCGGGGTGGCCGACAGCGctccgcctcctcctcctcctgctgggCG CTCTCCTGAAGCCCCAGGAATCCCTGACTCAACTTTCTCCCATCCAGGACAGCTTGAAGTCAGAAG gaaagacagtggaagatTATAAGACAAATGCCCTACTTTGCTGGCAAGGTTATAAGATGTATATGGACTCCATTGAAAAGGATTGGTGTGACTGGACCGTGATTAGCAG GCCTTATAGTGAACTTCGGGATTGCTTGGAGCATGAGGCGGAGGAGTTTGGCCTGGGCTTCCCCAATCCCTGGGCAGAGAAGATCATCTTTGATACCCACCTGATTCACTTTGCCAACTGCTCCCTGGTGCAGCCCAGCTTCTCGGATCCCCCGGAGGATGTGCTCTTGGCCATGATCATAGCCCCCATCTGCCTCATCCCCTTCCTTGTCACTCTTGTGGTATGGAGGAGTAAAGACAGTGAGACCCAGGCCTAG